A single window of Martelella sp. NC20 DNA harbors:
- the paaN gene encoding phenylacetic acid degradation protein PaaN: MTNLYDRHSALLARAAEALRTRVFWTPFPEVPSGKIYGESAMADGTAAFEALVGNAFDIPGHPETRRVGRENAPWGKSLSISYPSADPATLIAASIKAADRWASADPETRSGILLEALTRLNAMSFLIGHATMHATGQAFPMAFQAGGPHAQDRGLEAVAAAFAEMTRSAAAATWEKPQGKREPITLEKRWRIVPRGISLMIGCQTFPNWNGYPGLFASLATGNTLIVKPHPGAILPLALTVKVLREVLAEEGFSPDVVLLAADEPGAEITKTLVEAGVFSIIDYTGSSVFAAWLRQNAGSALVFTEESGVNSITITGTDDFAGMCDNIAFSLSLYSGQMCTSPQNLYLPQGGIETNEGHKSFDDVVGGIVAAVDRLLEDGTQASSICGAIASPATFERIEKARHAGRVVRESRETGLGASATPLLVVSGEHEDGPWNHECFGPVSFFIACADAHAAIARAAAIAREKGAITAALYATDGALIDEAATAFARAGVNLSVNLTGNIYVNQSAAFSDYHVTGANPSGNASLTDTAFVAPRFRRVMIRWPKAA, from the coding sequence ATGACCAACCTATATGATCGCCATTCCGCGCTTCTGGCGCGGGCGGCGGAAGCGCTGCGGACCCGCGTCTTCTGGACGCCGTTTCCGGAAGTGCCGTCGGGCAAGATCTATGGCGAAAGCGCCATGGCCGATGGCACCGCCGCCTTCGAAGCGCTTGTCGGTAACGCTTTCGACATTCCGGGACATCCGGAAACACGCCGGGTTGGCCGCGAAAACGCGCCCTGGGGCAAGAGCCTCTCCATCTCATATCCTTCGGCCGATCCCGCCACGCTGATCGCGGCATCTATCAAGGCTGCCGATCGCTGGGCTTCGGCCGATCCGGAAACCCGTTCCGGTATTCTTCTGGAAGCGCTGACGCGGCTCAACGCCATGAGCTTTCTCATCGGCCACGCCACCATGCATGCCACGGGCCAGGCCTTTCCCATGGCGTTTCAGGCCGGTGGGCCGCATGCGCAGGATCGTGGGCTGGAAGCCGTCGCGGCGGCCTTTGCGGAGATGACCCGCAGCGCGGCTGCAGCCACCTGGGAAAAGCCGCAGGGAAAGCGCGAGCCCATCACGCTGGAAAAACGCTGGCGCATTGTGCCGCGCGGCATATCGCTGATGATCGGCTGCCAGACATTCCCGAACTGGAATGGCTATCCCGGTCTGTTCGCCAGTCTTGCCACCGGCAATACGCTGATCGTGAAGCCGCATCCCGGCGCAATCCTGCCGCTGGCGCTCACTGTCAAAGTGCTGCGCGAGGTTCTGGCGGAAGAGGGCTTTTCGCCCGATGTCGTGCTGCTCGCCGCAGACGAACCGGGTGCGGAGATCACCAAAACTCTGGTCGAAGCGGGCGTATTTTCGATCATCGATTATACCGGCTCTTCCGTTTTCGCCGCATGGCTGCGTCAGAATGCGGGCAGTGCCCTCGTCTTTACCGAGGAATCCGGCGTCAATTCGATCACGATCACCGGCACGGATGATTTTGCCGGCATGTGCGACAATATCGCCTTCTCGCTGTCGCTTTATTCCGGCCAGATGTGCACCTCACCGCAGAACCTCTACCTGCCGCAGGGCGGGATCGAGACGAACGAGGGCCACAAAAGCTTCGACGACGTGGTTGGCGGTATTGTCGCTGCCGTCGACAGGCTGCTGGAAGATGGCACGCAGGCCTCTTCCATCTGCGGCGCGATCGCCAGCCCGGCGACGTTCGAACGCATCGAAAAGGCGCGTCACGCCGGCCGCGTTGTGCGCGAAAGCCGGGAAACCGGGCTCGGCGCTTCGGCAACGCCGCTTCTCGTGGTTTCCGGCGAACACGAGGACGGACCCTGGAACCATGAATGCTTCGGCCCGGTTTCCTTCTTCATCGCCTGTGCCGATGCCCATGCCGCGATCGCCAGGGCCGCAGCCATCGCGCGCGAAAAGGGTGCGATCACGGCCGCTCTCTATGCCACGGACGGCGCGCTGATCGATGAGGCCGCGACGGCCTTTGCCAGGGCCGGCGTCAATCTCTCGGTGAACCTCACCGGCAATATCTATGTCAACCAGTCGGCGGCCTTCTCGGACTACCACGTCACGGGAGCAAACCCTTCGGGCAATGCCAGCCTGACCGACACAGCCTTTGTCGCGCCGCGTTTCCGGCGCGTCATGATCCGCTGGCCCAAGGCTGCCTGA
- the paaG gene encoding 2-(1,2-epoxy-1,2-dihydrophenyl)acetyl-CoA isomerase PaaG, which produces MTDHQTVLVTLKDGVLTLTLNRPEKLNSFNVDMHLALRTALERAHDEADIRAVLLTGAGRAFSAGQDLGDRDPRKMTEKPDLGETLDTYYNPTLRLIRTLEKPVISAVNGVAAGAGANIAFATDIVFAAKSAKFIQAFSRIGLIPDAGGSWSLTRVLGEPRAKALAMTAEPVSAAKAEDWGLIWKAVDDDKLMEEASGLAAKLAAGPTRGLGLTKRLIQAASANDLSSHLDMERDCQREAGRTDDYAEGVTAFLEKRAPVFKGK; this is translated from the coding sequence ATGACCGATCATCAAACCGTGCTCGTCACCTTGAAAGACGGCGTGTTGACCCTGACGCTCAACCGCCCCGAAAAGCTGAATTCCTTCAATGTCGACATGCATCTGGCGCTGCGCACCGCGCTGGAACGCGCCCACGACGAGGCCGATATCCGCGCCGTGCTGCTGACGGGCGCCGGGCGCGCCTTTTCCGCGGGCCAGGACCTCGGCGACCGCGATCCGCGCAAGATGACGGAAAAGCCGGACCTCGGCGAAACGCTTGATACCTATTACAATCCGACCCTGCGGCTGATCCGCACGCTGGAAAAGCCGGTAATCTCGGCCGTCAACGGCGTTGCAGCGGGAGCGGGCGCCAACATCGCCTTTGCCACGGACATCGTCTTCGCGGCGAAATCGGCAAAATTCATTCAGGCGTTCTCCAGGATCGGTCTGATACCGGACGCTGGCGGAAGCTGGTCGCTGACGAGGGTGCTCGGCGAACCGCGCGCCAAGGCTTTGGCTATGACCGCCGAACCGGTTTCCGCGGCAAAGGCGGAAGACTGGGGCCTGATCTGGAAGGCGGTCGATGACGACAAGCTGATGGAAGAGGCTTCCGGCCTTGCCGCAAAGCTTGCCGCTGGTCCGACCAGGGGATTGGGACTGACCAAGCGGCTGATCCAGGCAGCCTCCGCCAACGACCTTTCCAGCCATCTCGACATGGAACGCGACTGCCAGCGCGAGGCGGGACGCACGGATGACTATGCCGAGGGCGTCACCGCATTTCTGGAAAAGCGCGCACCGGTCTTCAAGGGAAAATGA
- the paaI gene encoding hydroxyphenylacetyl-CoA thioesterase PaaI: MEATINAMSPQALAEACARVMWNDDNASQRLGMRLEHIAPGEATLSMTLTEAMTNGHGNAHGGYLFTLADSAFAFACNTYNQLTVAQHCSITYTAPGALGDRLTATAREVSRKGRSGIYDISVSREDGTVIAEFRGHSRTINGTLLPA, from the coding sequence ATGGAAGCAACGATCAACGCGATGAGCCCGCAGGCGCTTGCAGAAGCCTGCGCCAGGGTGATGTGGAACGACGACAACGCCTCTCAGCGCCTGGGCATGCGGCTCGAGCATATCGCGCCCGGCGAGGCGACATTGTCGATGACGCTGACGGAGGCGATGACCAATGGTCACGGCAATGCTCATGGAGGCTATCTGTTCACGCTTGCCGACAGCGCCTTTGCCTTTGCCTGCAACACATACAACCAACTGACCGTCGCCCAGCATTGTTCGATCACCTACACCGCTCCGGGCGCGCTCGGCGACCGGTTGACCGCCACCGCGCGCGAAGTCTCGCGCAAGGGCCGGTCCGGCATCTATGATATAAGCGTGAGCCGGGAGGACGGAACGGTGATTGCCGAGTTTCGCGGCCATTCACGCACCATTAACGGCACGCTGCTGCCAGCCTGA